From a region of the Candidatus Zixiibacteriota bacterium genome:
- a CDS encoding YihY/virulence factor BrkB family protein, with protein MASDHENNKPVWFFHPPVYYSVRQWLRHYFGGLYYRIDEHHIFLLSSGLSFSLFVCVVPIVLVMFAVLGIILEQSALESEITIIIDRFIPSETYSNTVQQFVFDRIEEFRVYRKVAGIIGAFGLLFAASGLFSTMRTILNRAFNSKVQKHPLVGKLRDLGMILLVMIYVLFSITILPVLEILKDSASKIELLQSLELSTLERFSFLVLSFTIVFSVFFVLYYLIPYEKLQKRVVALSALWAAVLWEIAKQAFGYYITHAATLTAIYGTYVFLVVVAFWFYYSSVVFIVGAEIGQLFRERQRG; from the coding sequence ATGGCATCTGACCACGAAAACAATAAGCCCGTATGGTTTTTCCATCCCCCGGTGTATTACTCCGTCCGGCAATGGCTACGGCACTATTTTGGCGGATTGTATTATCGCATTGACGAGCACCACATCTTCCTGCTGTCGAGCGGGCTGTCGTTCTCGCTGTTTGTTTGTGTGGTACCGATTGTGTTGGTGATGTTCGCTGTCCTGGGAATAATTCTGGAACAGAGTGCCCTGGAAAGCGAAATCACAATTATCATTGATCGCTTCATTCCGTCTGAAACCTACAGTAACACGGTCCAGCAGTTTGTTTTTGATCGCATCGAAGAATTCCGTGTCTATCGCAAGGTGGCCGGGATTATCGGTGCGTTTGGCCTGCTGTTCGCCGCCAGTGGTTTGTTCTCGACCATGCGCACTATCCTCAACCGCGCCTTCAACAGCAAAGTGCAAAAACACCCACTGGTCGGAAAACTTCGCGATCTCGGAATGATCCTGTTGGTAATGATTTACGTTCTGTTCTCGATTACCATTTTGCCGGTACTGGAGATTCTCAAAGACTCCGCCTCTAAAATTGAACTGCTACAATCTCTGGAGCTAAGTACTTTGGAACGGTTCTCGTTTTTGGTCTTGTCGTTTACGATTGTTTTCTCAGTGTTTTTTGTGTTGTACTATCTAATACCGTATGAGAAGCTTCAGAAAAGGGTCGTGGCTCTTAGCGCGTTGTGGGCAGCGGTTTTGTGGGAGATCGCTAAACAGGCTTTTGGGTATTACATCACACATGCGGCAACCCTAACCGCCATCTACGGCACTTATGTCTTTCTGGTAGTCGTGGCCTTCTGGTTCTACTATTCTTCGGTGGTATTCATAGTCGGAGCTGAGATCGGCCAATTATTCCGAGAACGCCAACGGGGATAG
- a CDS encoding response regulator — protein sequence MARQILIVDDNPNMASLLSDMLDVFDYQTVRADDGMKALEAMDKQNFSLVITDMRMPNMSGMELLEKIKERNPSLPVVLISGYSIKDFESETNKPDGFLAKPFMMSDIEQLLNSLL from the coding sequence ATGGCAAGACAGATACTCATCGTTGACGACAATCCCAATATGGCCAGTCTGCTTTCGGACATGCTGGATGTATTTGATTACCAGACGGTTCGTGCCGATGACGGCATGAAGGCACTTGAGGCGATGGACAAGCAGAATTTCTCGTTGGTTATCACCGATATGCGTATGCCCAACATGAGCGGCATGGAATTGCTGGAGAAGATCAAGGAGAGGAATCCCAGCCTGCCGGTAGTTCTTATCTCCGGCTATTCGATCAAAGATTTCGAATCCGAAACCAACAAACCGGATGGCTTCCTGGCCAAACCGTTTATGATGTCGGACATCGAACAGCTGCTCAATTCGCTGCTGTAA